The window GCCGGTGTGCTCGGTGCGGGCCGGGCTCACCCGGGGCGGCGACGCCCCCGAGATCAAGACCTCCGTGCCGGACGTCCGGCCGCAGACCACACCGCAGTCCCGGGCCGGCAAGGCCGAGATGTACACGGTGGTGCGCGGTGACACCCTGTCCACGATCGCCGACGAACAGGACGTCCGGGGCGGCTGGCAGCGGCTGTACGACGCCAACCGGACAACCGTCGGGGCGGATCCGGACCTGATCCTGCCCGGGCAACGGCTCGCCCTCGGGGGCAAGTCCGTCACGAAGACGACCCCGGCGGCCGCCAAGTCCGCGCCGAAGCAGAGCACTTCCGAGAAGACCGCTTCCGAGAAGACGACTTCCAAGAAGTCCGATTCCAAGACGTCCGATTCCGCGAAGAGCTCTAAGAAGTCCATGGTCTCCCCGGTGAGTGCGCCCACCGGAACGCCGTACCACAAGGCGGGCGCCTCCTGGTCGAAGGGCTACCACACCGGCGTCGACTTCCCCGTCGCCACCGGCACGTCCGTGCGGTCCGTGGCCGAGGGCACGGTGGTGAGCGCGGGCTGGGAGGGCTCCTTCGGTTACGAGGTCGTCGTCCGGCACTCCGACGGCCGCTACACCCAGTACGCCCATCTGTCGGCGATCTCCGCGAAGAGCGGCCAGCAGGTCAGCGCGGGCCAGCGCATCGGCCGCTCCGGTTCCACGGGCAACAGCACGGGCCCGCATCTGCACTTCGAGGTGCGGACGGGGCCCGGCTTCGGGTCCGACATCGACCCGGTGGCCTACCTGAGGGCGGGCGGAGTCAGGATTTGATGCGCAGCCGGTGCCGGTCCAGGACCGGCATCGGGACGTACGGGCCGCCGTAGAACGGGCCGTACAGGTGCGGTGAGGCGGTGCTCGGCGTCGCCTCCTGCTGCGCGGGGAGCACGATGACCAGCTCCTCAGCGGGCGCGGGAGCGGGCGCCGGCGTCGCGGGGACTTCCGCTACGGGCTGTGCGGGTGCCGGAGTGCGTTGGATGCGCTCCGTCGTCAGCAGGATCAGGCCGCCCGCCGCGACCACACCACAGCTCAGCGCCAGCGCGGTGCCGGCGGTGCCGTAGCGGAAGGTTTCGCCGAACATCGTGATGCCGACCGCGGCCGCGATCACCGGGTTCACGACCGTCAGCACCGCCAGCGGGGCGGCGAGTCCGGCGCCGCGGTAGGCGGCCTGCGACAGCAGCAGACCGGCCGTGGCGAAGACACCGATGGTGGCCAGGGTCGGCAGGTCGCCCGCAGTCACCCCGCCGCTCCAGTCGACCGCGACGATCTTCGTGAACACCGAGGACATACCGAAGGCGATACCGGACGCGGTCGCGAGCACCACGCTGCGCACCACCGGGTGCCGGTGGGCCGCCCGGCCCGCGATCATCAGGGTCACCACGGCGCCCGCGGTGACCAGGGCCACGCCGGTGCGCTGTGCGGTGTCGAGCGACTGCGATTCGGAGGCGCCGACCAAGGAGAGCAGTCCGGCCAGACCGACGGTCGCCATGATCGCGCCGCGCCAGGCGGTCGACCCGGCCTTGCGGCCGACGAACAGGGCCGCCATCGGAAGTGCGAAGACGATGGTGAGCGCTCCCAGCGGCTGGACCAGGCTCAGCGGTCCGAAGGCGAGGGCCGCCACGTGCAGCAGTCCGCCGAGGCCGTTCAGCGCCACCGCGGCCCACCAGACCGGGCGGCGCAGAGGCGCGTACTGCTGTCCGGGCGTGGACACCGCGACGCGCTCCTGCACGATCGCTCCGCCCGCGTAGGCGACGGCGGAGACCAGCGACAGGAGCACGGAGAACGCGAGGGCACTCATGCGCGGCTCCTCTGCGTGAGGCGGGGGCTCTTCGTCCCGCACGGCCAACGGTCGGCTTCCATAGCCAACACGATGCCCTTAAAAGTTCTTCCCGTCGTCGTACCTGAGCAGGCAATGCCTCCTACTGCCGATGGAGTACAAAACGCCCTCCGTCCTCCCCAGGGTGGGTGGCACCGCGTATGGCCCCTACGCCCGGCCTTGGTACTACTGCTCCTCGTGGACCTCGACCCCGAACTCACTGCGCTCCGCCGGCTCGGCGGCTTCTTCGTACTACGGACCTCAGGAGCGCCCGGCGCGCCCCTGCCGACCCTGGCCGAGACCTACGACCGAACATCATCGGATGTTTACGAAAATTCTATGACTTTCCGCGTCCAGAAGGTGGCGGAATCCCTGCACGCGCCCGAGTTGCGGATCGCGGCGTCGGTGGCCCAGCAGGGGCTCGCGGCCCGGCTGTGGTCGGTGGCGCTCGGCTGCGCGGTCCTGTACGGCCGCCTCCCCGACCTCGACCCCCGCCTGCTGCGCTGGGACCCCGACGCCGGCGCACCCGACGACCTGTGGCTGACGGAAGTGCGCCCCTCGGCCGCGGACGCGGCGGACGCCGTACTGCACGCGCACCTGGAACCGCTGACCGCGCTGGTGCACACGCGCTACCGGGTCGCCGAGGGCCTGCTGTGGGGCAACGCCGCTTCCGCGCTGGCAGGCGCCGCCCGGCAGCTGGAGCGGTGGGCGCGGGAGCACGGCCGTACCGAGGACGCCGTACGCACGCGTGCCCTGGCGGCCGGACTCCTCGCGCACCCCCGCCTCGCGGGCACCCTCGACGCGACCTTGCGGCGGCGCAGTTGCTGTCTCTACTACCGGGTGCCCGGCGGCGGTGTGTGCGGGGACTGCTGCTTCACGCGGGCCCCGCGCTCTTCCCCGCGCGCCGCATCTGGGTGACCATGGGGGCACCGGCCGAGACAGGGGGTTGCGGGTGCGAGTGGGACTGCTGACCCGGGAGTACCCGCCGGACGTGTACGGCGGCGCCGGCGTCCATGTGGAGTTCCTCGCCCGGGAGTTGAGGTCCCTGGTCGACCTGGAGGTGCACTGCTGGGGCGAGGGCCGCGCCGAAGGCGTCCTGCGCCACCGCTCCTGGTCCGCCCTCGACACCGCCAACGACGCGCTGCGCACCTTCTCCGTGGACCTCGTCATGGCCGCCGCCCTGGAAGGCAGCGAACTCGTCCACTCCCACACCTGGTACGCCAATCTCGGCGGCCACCTCGGCAAGCTGCTGTACGGCATCCCGCATGTGATGACCGCGCACTCCCTGGAGCCGCTGCGCCCCTGGAAGGCCGAGCAACTCGGCGGCGGATACGCGCTGTCGAGCTGGGCCGAGCGCACCGCGATCGAGACCGCGGACGCGGTGATCGCCGTGTCGGGCGCGATGCGCGAGGACATCCTCGCCTGCTACCCCACGCTGGACCCCGCGCGGGTACGCGTCGTGCACAACGGCATCGACACCAGCCTGTACCGCCCCGACCACGGCACCGACGTCCTCGACCGGATCGGCATCGACCGCGGCCGTCCGTATGTCCTGTTCGTCGGCCGGATCACCCGCCAGAAGGGCGTGCCCCATCTGCTGCGCGCGGTACGGGACATCGACCCGGCCGCACAGGTCGTGCTCTGCGCGGGCGCCCCCGACACGCCGGAGATCGACCAGGAGTTCCGCGAGCTCTTCGAGGAGCTGAGCCGGGTGCGCGCGGGCGTGCACTGGATCCCGCAGATGCTGCCGCGCCCCGAGGTGATCCAACTCCTCACGCATGCCGCCGTGTTCGTCTGCCCCTCGGTGTACGAACCCCTCGGCATCGTCAATCTGGAGGCGATGGCGTGCGGCACTCCCGTCGTGGCGTCCCAGGTCGGCGGTATTCCGGAGGTCGTCGACGACGGCAAGACGGGGCTGCTGGTGCCCCTGGACGACGCCTTCGAGGCGTCTCTCACGCGGGCCCTGGATTCCGTGCTCGGTGATCCGGAGGGCGCCCGGGCGATGGGCGAGGCCGGACGGGAGCGCGCGGTGGGGGAGTTCGGCTGGGACGCGGTGGCGCGGCGCACGGTCCGCCTCTACGAGGAGATCCTCGAACAGGCGTAGGGGACCGTGCACGGGGGCAGGCATGGATCAACCACGGTGAGGGGAGCGGCCATGCGTCGTGGCGGACCTTCGGTGCTCGGAATCGTGCTGGCGGGCGGAGAAGGCAAACGCCTGATGCCCCTGACCGCGGACCGCGCGAAGCCAGCGGTCACCTTCGGCGGCACCTACCGCCTCGTCGACTTCGTCCTGTCCAACCTCGTCAACGGCGACATCCTGCGCGTCTGCGTGCTCACGCAGTACAAGTCGCACTCGCTGGACCGGCACATCACCACCACCTGGCGGATGTCCAGCCTGCTCGGCAACTACGTCACCCCGGTCCCCGCCCAGCAGCGCCTGGGCCCGCGCTGGTACCTGGGCAGCGCGGACGCCATCCTTCAGTCGCTGAACCTGATCTACGACGAACGTCCCGAGTATGTCGCCGTGTTCGGCGCCGACCATGTGTACCGCATGGACCCGCGGCAGATGCTCGCCCAGCACATCGAGTCCGGCGCGGGCGTGACCGTGGCCGGGATACGCGTCCCGCGCGGCGAGTCCCCGTCGTTCGGCGTGATCACCCCCGGCTCCGACGGCCAGACGGTGGAGCGCTTCCTGGAGAAGCCCGCCGACCCGCCGGGCCTCCCCGACGACCCCGAGTGCGTGTTCGCCTCGATGGGCAACTACATCTTCACCACCAAGGCCCTCATCGAGGCCCTCCAGCGGGACGCCGAGGACGACAGATCCGTGCACGACATGGGCGGTTCGATCCTGCCCCAGCTCACCGACCGGGGCGAGGCACAGCTGTACGACTTCAGCGCCAACCATGTGCCCGGCGAGACGACCCGGGACCAGGGGTACTGGCGGGACGTCGGCACGCTCGACGCGTACTACGACGCGCACATGGACCTGATCGCCGAGCGGCCCGCCTTCAACCTCTACAACCGGCAGTGGCCCATCTACACCCACTCGGGCCAGCTCTCCCCGGCCCGCTTCAACGCCGGCGGCATCGCGGGGGAGTCGATCATCAGCGCCGGGTGTCTGATCCGGGGCCAGGTCACCCGGTCCGTGCTGTCGCCGGGTGTGGTGGTGGACCCGGGGGCGGTGGTGCAGGGGTCGGTGCTGCACGACAACGTCCACATAGGGCGCGGCGCGGTCGTGCGCGGGGCGGTGCTCGACAAGAACGTGGAAGTGCCGCCGGGCGCGACGATCGGCGTCAATCCGGAGCGGGACGCGGACCTGTACACGGTCTCCAAGGGCGGGGTCATCGCGCTGGGGAAGGGTCAGCGGGTGTCCTGACCTCCCGCTCGCCGTGATTCCTGTTGCTTCTGTGACGACTGAGGCGTCGGGATACGGCCAAGGGGCTGGACTTAATCTGCTGTTAACTGTGCGTAGCTTGATCGTACTTGACCGTAATCGCCCCAGGGCGATTGACTGCTTGCCCACCCGTCGTCGACGCGAGGCAAGCCCTTGACTTCAGATCTGCTCGCCCCTCTCGACCTGGCGTTCTGGAACATCGAGTCCGAGCGGCACCCGATGCACCTCGGTGCCCTCGGCGTCTTCTCCGCGCACTCGCCCACGGCCGGGGCCCACGCCGCCGACCTGCTCGCGGCCCGCGCCGCGGCGGTCCCGGGGTTGCGGATGCGTATCCGGGACGTATGGCAGCCGCTCGCCTTCGGCGCCGCCACCAGGGAGCCCGCCCGCGACTTCGATCCGCTGGACCATGTGCGGCTGCACGCCCCGACCGACGACTTCCAGACGGTCGCCGGACGCCTCATGGAACGCCCGCTGGAGCGCGGCCGGCCGCCGTGGGAGGCCCATGTGCTGCCCGGCGAGGACGGGGTGTCCTTCGCCGTGCTGTTCAAGTTCCACCACGCCCTGGCCGACGGGCTGCGCGCGCTGACGCTCGCCGCGGCCGTCCTCGACCCCATGGACCTGCCCGAGCCCCGGCCCCGCCCGGCCGAGCCCCCGCGCGGCCTGCTCCCGGATGTGCGCAAGCTGCCCGGCCTGGTGAGGGGCGCCCTCTCCGACGTGGGCCGGGCCCTCGACATCGGCACCTCCCTCGCCGTATCGACCCTGGGCACGACGCTCGCCGCGCGCAGCACCGCCGCGCTCACCTCCGAGCCCAGCGGCACCCGCCGTACCGCCGGAGTCGTCATCGACCTCGACGATGTGCACCGGGTGCGCAAGGCCGTCGGCGGCACCGTCAACGACGTGCTGATCGCGGTCGTCGCCGGCGCCCTGCGCCGCTGGCTCGACGAACGCGGGGACGGCAGCGAGGGCGTCGCGCCCCGCGCCCTGATCCCGGTCTCCAAACGCCGCCCGCGCACCGCGCACCCCCAGGGCAACCGGCTCTCCGGATACCTCATGCGTCTGCCCGTGGACGACCCCGACCCGCTGCGCCGCCTCGACACGGTCCGCGCCGCCATGGACCGCAACAAGGACGCGGGCCCCAACCGCGGCGCCGGTGCCGTCGCCCTGCTCGCCGACCACGTCCCGGCGCTCGGCCACCGCCTCGGCGGCCCCCTGGTCAGCCAGGCCGCCCGGCTGTGGTTCGACATCCTGGTCACCAGCGTCCCGCTGCCCAGCATCGGCCTGAAACTCGGCGGCAACCCGGTCAATGCCGTCTTCCCCTTCGCCCCGCTCGCCCGCGGCCAGTCCCTCGCGGTGGCGGTCTCGACGTACCGCGGACGCGTCCACTACGGGCTGGTGGCCGACGCGGCGGCCGTACCGGATCTCGATCTGCTGGCCGCGGCGCTGTCGGCGGAGGTGGAGACGCTGATCACGGCCTGCGACCCTTGACCGTCCCGCTTTTTGGTAGTGACGCCCGGTGCTCCGTAGAATTCCCCGTTCGAAAGCGGACGCGGTCGGAGCGCCGCACGGGTGAGCAGGGAAGCGGCAGCGGCGATGACGGTGACAGAGGACGGGTCGACGACCACGGAAGAGGTCGTGTACGGCCCCGGCATCGACCCCGAGCGGCTGGCCGTCTGCCTCAGCGTGCTGGACGAGCTCGACAAGCTGGAGGTCGACCACCCCGACGCCATCGCCGTGCGCCGG of the Streptomyces sp. NBC_00287 genome contains:
- a CDS encoding transglycosylase family protein produces the protein MAVRGRHRRYQPNRINRASLTVTAGSAGMAIPLIGTGTAQAADVETWDKVAACESTNDWNINTGNGYYGGLQFAQSTWEQYGGTRYAPRADLATKDEQIAVAEKVLDGQGPGAWPVCSVRAGLTRGGDAPEIKTSVPDVRPQTTPQSRAGKAEMYTVVRGDTLSTIADEQDVRGGWQRLYDANRTTVGADPDLILPGQRLALGGKSVTKTTPAAAKSAPKQSTSEKTASEKTTSKKSDSKTSDSAKSSKKSMVSPVSAPTGTPYHKAGASWSKGYHTGVDFPVATGTSVRSVAEGTVVSAGWEGSFGYEVVVRHSDGRYTQYAHLSAISAKSGQQVSAGQRIGRSGSTGNSTGPHLHFEVRTGPGFGSDIDPVAYLRAGGVRI
- a CDS encoding DMT family transporter gives rise to the protein MSALAFSVLLSLVSAVAYAGGAIVQERVAVSTPGQQYAPLRRPVWWAAVALNGLGGLLHVAALAFGPLSLVQPLGALTIVFALPMAALFVGRKAGSTAWRGAIMATVGLAGLLSLVGASESQSLDTAQRTGVALVTAGAVVTLMIAGRAAHRHPVVRSVVLATASGIAFGMSSVFTKIVAVDWSGGVTAGDLPTLATIGVFATAGLLLSQAAYRGAGLAAPLAVLTVVNPVIAAAVGITMFGETFRYGTAGTALALSCGVVAAGGLILLTTERIQRTPAPAQPVAEVPATPAPAPAPAEELVIVLPAQQEATPSTASPHLYGPFYGGPYVPMPVLDRHRLRIKS
- a CDS encoding (2Fe-2S)-binding protein, producing the protein MVLLLLVDLDPELTALRRLGGFFVLRTSGAPGAPLPTLAETYDRTSSDVYENSMTFRVQKVAESLHAPELRIAASVAQQGLAARLWSVALGCAVLYGRLPDLDPRLLRWDPDAGAPDDLWLTEVRPSAADAADAVLHAHLEPLTALVHTRYRVAEGLLWGNAASALAGAARQLERWAREHGRTEDAVRTRALAAGLLAHPRLAGTLDATLRRRSCCLYYRVPGGGVCGDCCFTRAPRSSPRAASG
- the glgA gene encoding glycogen synthase, with protein sequence MRVGLLTREYPPDVYGGAGVHVEFLARELRSLVDLEVHCWGEGRAEGVLRHRSWSALDTANDALRTFSVDLVMAAALEGSELVHSHTWYANLGGHLGKLLYGIPHVMTAHSLEPLRPWKAEQLGGGYALSSWAERTAIETADAVIAVSGAMREDILACYPTLDPARVRVVHNGIDTSLYRPDHGTDVLDRIGIDRGRPYVLFVGRITRQKGVPHLLRAVRDIDPAAQVVLCAGAPDTPEIDQEFRELFEELSRVRAGVHWIPQMLPRPEVIQLLTHAAVFVCPSVYEPLGIVNLEAMACGTPVVASQVGGIPEVVDDGKTGLLVPLDDAFEASLTRALDSVLGDPEGARAMGEAGRERAVGEFGWDAVARRTVRLYEEILEQA
- the glgC gene encoding glucose-1-phosphate adenylyltransferase, with the translated sequence MRRGGPSVLGIVLAGGEGKRLMPLTADRAKPAVTFGGTYRLVDFVLSNLVNGDILRVCVLTQYKSHSLDRHITTTWRMSSLLGNYVTPVPAQQRLGPRWYLGSADAILQSLNLIYDERPEYVAVFGADHVYRMDPRQMLAQHIESGAGVTVAGIRVPRGESPSFGVITPGSDGQTVERFLEKPADPPGLPDDPECVFASMGNYIFTTKALIEALQRDAEDDRSVHDMGGSILPQLTDRGEAQLYDFSANHVPGETTRDQGYWRDVGTLDAYYDAHMDLIAERPAFNLYNRQWPIYTHSGQLSPARFNAGGIAGESIISAGCLIRGQVTRSVLSPGVVVDPGAVVQGSVLHDNVHIGRGAVVRGAVLDKNVEVPPGATIGVNPERDADLYTVSKGGVIALGKGQRVS
- a CDS encoding wax ester/triacylglycerol synthase family O-acyltransferase, encoding MTSDLLAPLDLAFWNIESERHPMHLGALGVFSAHSPTAGAHAADLLAARAAAVPGLRMRIRDVWQPLAFGAATREPARDFDPLDHVRLHAPTDDFQTVAGRLMERPLERGRPPWEAHVLPGEDGVSFAVLFKFHHALADGLRALTLAAAVLDPMDLPEPRPRPAEPPRGLLPDVRKLPGLVRGALSDVGRALDIGTSLAVSTLGTTLAARSTAALTSEPSGTRRTAGVVIDLDDVHRVRKAVGGTVNDVLIAVVAGALRRWLDERGDGSEGVAPRALIPVSKRRPRTAHPQGNRLSGYLMRLPVDDPDPLRRLDTVRAAMDRNKDAGPNRGAGAVALLADHVPALGHRLGGPLVSQAARLWFDILVTSVPLPSIGLKLGGNPVNAVFPFAPLARGQSLAVAVSTYRGRVHYGLVADAAAVPDLDLLAAALSAEVETLITACDP